The following proteins are co-located in the Clostridiales bacterium genome:
- a CDS encoding PTS sugar transporter subunit IIC: protein MEIYQIILIALFVYLGSIGSIVGNTIGWYTLGRPLVAALVVGVILGDVQTAMIVGIPLQIMYMGNVTPGGAVAWDLSYATYIGVSGAIVFGSGLDAAQVIGLAVVFAGIGGLVGQIMWNISYALNLPLNRVAQRYAAEGATGKMFIPNVVMGQAIGFACRFIPAIIVLTSMTAASAQADFAAIIPGWVTTVLGVFGGMMASLGMGIILSFLLKKKYHIVIFLAGFVLVTYFNLSTMAVAVVAIITAILYYVANSSLDSRKGVA, encoded by the coding sequence ATGGAGATTTATCAAATTATTCTAATCGCCCTGTTTGTGTACCTCGGCTCGATCGGCTCCATCGTCGGAAATACCATAGGCTGGTATACGCTGGGAAGGCCGCTGGTCGCAGCTCTTGTGGTAGGCGTGATTCTCGGTGATGTTCAGACAGCAATGATCGTCGGCATCCCGCTTCAGATCATGTACATGGGTAACGTAACACCCGGAGGAGCCGTTGCCTGGGACTTATCTTATGCTACTTATATCGGCGTTTCCGGTGCGATTGTTTTTGGCAGCGGGCTTGACGCAGCACAGGTTATCGGGCTTGCAGTGGTATTTGCAGGGATCGGCGGACTTGTGGGTCAGATCATGTGGAACATATCCTATGCGCTGAATCTGCCGCTGAACCGTGTCGCACAGAGATACGCAGCGGAAGGTGCTACTGGAAAAATGTTCATTCCCAACGTGGTTATGGGTCAGGCAATCGGTTTTGCCTGCCGGTTTATCCCAGCAATCATTGTACTTACTTCCATGACTGCAGCTTCTGCTCAAGCAGATTTCGCAGCTATTATCCCGGGCTGGGTTACAACCGTACTGGGCGTCTTCGGAGGCATGATGGCATCTCTCGGAATGGGTATTATCTTATCCTTCCTGCTCAAGAAGAAATATCATATCGTAATTTTCCTTGCAGGGTTTGTTCTGGTAACATACTTTAATCTTTCCACCATGGCCGTAGCGGTTGTGGCGATTATAACAGCCATACTGTATTATGTAGCGAATTCCAGCTTGGATTCCAGGAAAGGAGTGGCGTAA
- a CDS encoding PTS sugar transporter subunit IIB: MANTYVRVDDRLIHGQTIVAWCPTLSIKEIIAIDDESAKNPTLKSIMKMGVPPAYTTHIVTTEEANALLAQESNVNRLVIVKQPAKLSEIEAGITKAESIILGNIAKREDTIHKVSGATGIFYLSDQDVAVIDKLASQGLEVFFQQLPNTSKTGWEAFKKSI, from the coding sequence ATGGCAAATACGTATGTAAGAGTTGATGACAGACTGATTCACGGGCAGACCATCGTAGCATGGTGTCCAACGCTCTCCATCAAAGAGATCATCGCAATCGACGATGAGAGTGCCAAAAATCCAACCTTAAAGTCGATTATGAAAATGGGCGTTCCACCTGCTTATACAACACATATCGTGACTACCGAGGAAGCCAATGCGCTGCTGGCGCAGGAAAGCAATGTTAACCGTCTGGTCATCGTAAAGCAGCCAGCAAAATTATCTGAAATTGAAGCGGGTATCACAAAAGCAGAGTCCATCATCTTGGGTAACATTGCAAAGCGGGAAGACACGATTCATAAAGTAAGCGGCGCTACAGGCATTTTCTATTTGAGCGATCAGGATGTGGCAGTTATTGATAAGTTAGCTTCTCAGGGGCTTGAAGTATTCTTCCAGCAGCTGCCGAATACTTCTAAGACCGGCTGGGAAGCATTTAAAAAATCTATATAG
- the murQ gene encoding N-acetylmuramic acid 6-phosphate etherase — MNQVKIDHLKTESRNPKTTNLDTMSSLELLQIMNEEDQKTVLAVKEALPQIERAVVLIVQALKQRGRLIYIGAGTSGRLGILDAVECVPTFSTEDEVIGVIAGGEKAFVRAVEGAEDSEELAANDLEALHVGENDVVAAIAASGRTPYAIGALKYAKKMNAKCVGISCNKEALLSQYADVAIEADAGPEVLTGSTRLKAGTCQKLILNMISTASMVGMGKVYGNLMVDMKATNQKLVERAKRIVMESTGCDYDTAARTLEASGCSSKTAIVMILTGISKEEAEARITEKQGFIRSCIE; from the coding sequence ATGAACCAGGTCAAAATTGATCATTTAAAAACAGAAAGCAGAAATCCAAAAACAACCAATCTGGATACCATGTCCTCTTTGGAATTGCTACAGATTATGAATGAAGAGGATCAAAAAACCGTTCTTGCCGTGAAAGAGGCCCTGCCACAGATTGAAAGAGCCGTGGTACTGATTGTTCAGGCGCTGAAACAGCGGGGGAGGCTGATTTACATCGGAGCCGGTACCAGCGGCAGGCTCGGTATATTGGACGCAGTGGAATGTGTACCGACCTTTTCCACGGAGGATGAGGTCATTGGTGTGATCGCAGGGGGAGAAAAAGCGTTTGTCAGAGCGGTGGAGGGCGCCGAGGATTCGGAGGAACTGGCTGCTAATGATCTGGAAGCGCTCCATGTGGGAGAAAATGACGTAGTCGCCGCAATTGCAGCATCGGGAAGAACTCCTTATGCAATCGGAGCCTTGAAGTATGCAAAAAAAATGAATGCTAAATGCGTTGGAATCTCCTGCAACAAAGAGGCACTTTTATCCCAATATGCAGATGTGGCAATAGAAGCAGACGCAGGCCCGGAGGTATTGACCGGTTCGACAAGACTCAAAGCAGGTACCTGTCAGAAATTGATTCTCAATATGATTTCTACCGCGTCGATGGTGGGCATGGGCAAGGTTTACGGCAACCTGATGGTTGATATGAAAGCGACCAACCAGAAGCTTGTAGAGCGAGCAAAGAGAATCGTAATGGAAAGCACCGGATGTGACTATGATACGGCGGCAAGAACCCTAGAAGCCTCTGGCTGCAGCAGCAAAACTGCAATCGTCATGATTCTGACTGGAATTTCTAAAGAAGAAGCTGAAGCACGGATCACGGAGAAGCAAGGCTTTATCAGAAGCTGCATTGAATAG
- a CDS encoding PIG-L family deacetylase, which yields MSKIKRVVSIGAHSLDAEVLGGPIMLKYAREGARCTYIHVTQGRLEDPKATEKEKEDYLKVLLNQNQRAASKLGGDTIWLGYVSSNMPSLEEFAARLERYFVEEEVELVITHWRGSMHPRHINTHDAVVTAVKRLREKGNSIKLVYGENFEDLVGFIPQAYFKLEQDEVDQWYSGLKEYSVFQGEVNDFPYLPYYTTIGKVRQIESNNSGYTVAYMYASLIENQLW from the coding sequence ATGAGTAAGATAAAAAGAGTAGTGAGTATCGGCGCTCACTCCCTGGACGCGGAAGTTCTGGGCGGTCCTATCATGCTGAAATATGCAAGAGAAGGCGCAAGATGTACCTATATCCACGTCACTCAGGGGCGTCTTGAAGATCCAAAGGCCACCGAAAAAGAAAAAGAAGATTATCTCAAGGTGCTTTTGAATCAGAATCAAAGAGCAGCATCAAAACTCGGGGGGGATACCATCTGGCTCGGCTATGTATCCAGTAATATGCCCTCTTTAGAAGAGTTTGCAGCAAGGCTGGAACGATATTTTGTGGAGGAAGAGGTAGAGCTGGTCATCACCCATTGGCGTGGCTCCATGCATCCACGGCACATCAATACCCATGATGCAGTGGTTACAGCAGTAAAGCGTTTACGGGAAAAGGGAAATTCCATTAAGCTGGTATACGGAGAAAACTTTGAAGATCTGGTGGGTTTCATTCCTCAGGCATATTTCAAGCTGGAGCAGGATGAAGTGGATCAATGGTATTCCGGACTCAAAGAGTATTCGGTTTTTCAGGGAGAAGTCAACGACTTCCCATATCTTCCTTACTATACCACCATAGGGAAAGTTCGTCAGATCGAATCCAATAACAGCGGATATACAGTGGCATATATGTATGCCAGCCTTATCGAAAATCAATTATGGTAG
- a CDS encoding GNAT family N-acetyltransferase, translated as MEIVSYDQRYENDVVALWNKTLTADPITVGKFRKQALFDDNFDNELCYIALEEGNVAGFLLATKRKFPYLERGLEPTRGWINVLFVDQKHRRKGIGDALVAKAEKQLKSMGAETITLGAYSPNYFFPGVDVENYDAAVKFFETMGYQSGKESYSMCKDLHGYQISEDTREKLSKAHEAGFRFINFDYQYALELLEFLKEEFGGGWKRNALISMQSNTAEDCILLVLDREEKIVGFCMRMIDGNPMRFGPFGVKADVRNYGIGGILFDLMQFEMEKRGIYHLYFVSTDVPGRRFYERHGLKVFRTFADYQKTI; from the coding sequence ATGGAGATCGTAAGCTATGATCAGCGGTATGAAAACGACGTTGTTGCACTGTGGAATAAGACGCTTACAGCAGATCCCATCACCGTGGGCAAATTCCGAAAACAGGCTTTGTTTGACGACAATTTTGACAATGAGCTGTGTTATATAGCTCTGGAAGAGGGAAATGTAGCTGGCTTTCTTCTGGCAACAAAACGAAAATTCCCATACCTGGAAAGGGGTCTTGAGCCAACCCGGGGATGGATCAATGTATTGTTTGTTGATCAGAAACATAGGCGAAAGGGCATCGGAGATGCGCTGGTTGCCAAAGCGGAAAAACAACTCAAATCCATGGGGGCAGAGACCATAACCCTCGGCGCATACAGCCCCAACTATTTTTTTCCAGGTGTTGACGTGGAAAACTATGACGCGGCGGTGAAATTCTTTGAAACGATGGGATACCAATCAGGGAAAGAAAGCTATTCCATGTGTAAGGATCTTCATGGATATCAGATCAGTGAGGACACCAGGGAAAAGCTTTCCAAGGCACATGAAGCGGGATTCCGGTTCATAAACTTTGACTATCAATATGCTCTGGAGCTTCTTGAATTTTTAAAAGAAGAGTTCGGAGGAGGATGGAAGCGCAATGCACTAATATCCATGCAAAGCAACACTGCTGAGGATTGTATTCTACTGGTTCTGGACCGTGAGGAAAAAATTGTTGGATTTTGCATGAGAATGATTGATGGCAATCCGATGCGTTTTGGTCCCTTCGGAGTTAAGGCAGATGTGAGAAACTACGGCATCGGAGGAATTCTGTTTGATCTGATGCAATTTGAGATGGAAAAGAGGGGAATTTATCACCTGTATTTCGTTTCTACCGATGTTCCTGGAAGAAGGTTCTATGAGCGGCATGGTCTGAAAGTATTTCGCACCTTTGCCGATTATCAGAAGACAATTTAG
- a CDS encoding TraB/GumN family protein, with amino-acid sequence MTSDDSHITKLNYQGKEIILLATAHVSQQSVELVKRVISEEKPDSVCIELDEGRYKNLQDPKAWENTDIVKVIKSNRVGFLLVNLALSSYQKKLAKQLGTNVGGEMIQGIKSAEEVGAKLVLADRDIQTTFLRIWRKLSFWEKSKLLTSLLFSFDEDTEISEKELHELLESDILETAITGMHKEFPSIGEVLINERDQYLASKIRTAPGKKVVAVLGGAHVPGVTKEIDIERDISSISTAPPKSKLSKAVGWIIPGAILVLIVYAFVVSFQTGLQQLSAWVLWTGLLAAGFTALSLAHPLSILTSFVAAPFTTINPVLACGWFTGLVEAWIKKPTVKDVNNIPQDIFSFKGFFRNRFLKILMVVMMANIGASIGTFVAGLDMIRNLFHM; translated from the coding sequence ATAACAAGCGATGACAGCCACATCACAAAGCTAAATTATCAGGGTAAGGAGATCATCCTGCTGGCCACAGCTCATGTATCTCAGCAAAGTGTGGAACTGGTCAAGAGAGTGATTTCAGAAGAAAAGCCGGACAGTGTCTGTATTGAGCTGGATGAGGGCAGATATAAAAATCTTCAGGATCCTAAAGCGTGGGAAAATACCGACATCGTCAAGGTGATCAAATCAAACCGAGTGGGTTTCCTGCTCGTGAACCTTGCATTGAGTTCCTACCAAAAAAAGCTTGCAAAGCAGCTGGGAACCAATGTCGGCGGCGAGATGATCCAAGGCATAAAAAGTGCCGAGGAAGTGGGAGCGAAGCTTGTCCTGGCAGATCGTGATATCCAGACAACATTTCTCCGCATCTGGCGAAAGCTGAGCTTTTGGGAAAAGTCAAAACTGCTTACCAGCCTATTGTTTTCCTTTGATGAGGATACCGAGATTTCGGAAAAAGAGCTTCACGAGCTTCTTGAGAGCGATATCCTGGAGACAGCCATCACGGGAATGCACAAAGAATTTCCGAGTATCGGTGAAGTGCTGATCAATGAAAGAGATCAGTATCTTGCTTCGAAAATCAGAACAGCGCCGGGGAAAAAAGTCGTTGCGGTTCTTGGCGGAGCCCATGTTCCGGGAGTAACCAAGGAGATTGACATCGAACGTGATATCAGCAGTATTTCCACAGCGCCTCCCAAGAGCAAACTCTCAAAAGCAGTCGGTTGGATTATTCCTGGGGCAATTTTGGTGCTCATCGTTTATGCCTTTGTGGTTAGCTTTCAGACAGGCCTTCAGCAGCTGTCGGCCTGGGTTTTATGGACAGGCCTCCTTGCGGCTGGTTTCACCGCATTGTCGTTGGCCCACCCCCTGAGCATTTTAACGTCCTTTGTAGCGGCACCTTTTACGACCATCAATCCGGTGTTAGCCTGCGGCTGGTTCACCGGACTCGTGGAGGCATGGATTAAAAAGCCCACGGTAAAAGACGTCAATAACATTCCGCAAGACATATTCAGCTTTAAAGGCTTTTTCAGAAACAGATTTTTAAAAATCCTTATGGTCGTAATGATGGCAAATATCGGTGCCTCCATCGGAACCTTCGTTGCGGGCTTGGATATGATCCGGAATCTGTTCCATATGTAG
- a CDS encoding cupin domain-containing protein, with protein sequence MPKHVTTTYSQKKFKSNCTLDPMDYGPKPIAFDIDQLTEQNDCFRTALWTGDHLQLTLMSIEPGEDIGQEIHRDLDQFLRIEDGTGLIKMGYHMDQLNYQEEVDDDYAIIIPAGTWHNLINTGDKPLKLYSVYAPPAHPNGTIHRTKEDAMHEEHHD encoded by the coding sequence ATGCCTAAGCACGTAACCACTACATACAGCCAGAAAAAGTTTAAGAGCAATTGCACGCTGGATCCAATGGACTATGGTCCGAAGCCTATTGCCTTCGACATAGATCAATTGACAGAGCAAAATGATTGCTTTCGTACTGCATTGTGGACGGGAGATCATTTACAGTTAACCTTGATGAGTATTGAACCCGGAGAAGATATTGGCCAGGAGATTCATCGAGATCTGGATCAATTTTTAAGAATTGAAGATGGAACCGGACTGATAAAAATGGGTTATCACATGGATCAATTGAATTATCAGGAAGAGGTTGACGATGATTATGCAATTATTATTCCGGCAGGTACATGGCACAATCTGATTAATACAGGAGATAAGCCGTTGAAGCTATACTCTGTCTATGCACCGCCAGCGCACCCGAATGGAACGATTCATAGAACCAAGGAAGATGCAATGCATGAGGAACATCACGATTAA
- a CDS encoding cold-shock protein, with product MNSGTVKWFNEGKGFGFISNNDGSGDVFVHFSAIQSDGYKSLAEGQQVTFDTEADPKDSRKLRAINVRPA from the coding sequence ATGAATAGTGGTACTGTAAAATGGTTTAACGAAGGTAAAGGATTTGGATTTATTTCCAACAACGATGGTTCTGGAGATGTTTTCGTGCATTTCTCAGCAATTCAGAGCGATGGATATAAATCTTTGGCAGAAGGACAGCAGGTAACATTTGATACCGAAGCCGATCCTAAGGATTCCAGAAAGCTTCGCGCAATCAACGTTCGCCCGGCTTAA
- a CDS encoding TetR/AcrR family transcriptional regulator: MKGKSDTRNKILLTASRLFLRQGYHATGLSQIIKESGTPKGSLYYYFPNGKEELAIEAVKLTSDFIRQKITEYLDQIDDPVESIQVFIDQIAQEIIDLKEVIPYTVSLLALETSAISEPIRESCKNAFESWENGFSAKLVKSGFDKKKADELGIILQVMMEGALISALTKKDMAPLYHVAKYIPVLLKQQV, encoded by the coding sequence ATGAAAGGCAAATCAGATACTCGAAACAAAATACTGCTAACTGCGTCACGCCTTTTTTTAAGACAAGGATATCATGCTACTGGATTGAGCCAAATTATCAAAGAGAGCGGTACGCCAAAAGGCTCACTGTATTACTACTTCCCAAATGGAAAAGAAGAACTGGCAATAGAGGCAGTAAAACTAACCAGTGATTTTATTCGGCAGAAAATAACGGAATATCTGGATCAGATCGATGATCCGGTGGAATCCATACAGGTCTTTATCGACCAGATTGCACAGGAAATTATTGATCTGAAAGAAGTCATTCCTTATACCGTCAGTTTATTAGCACTTGAGACCTCAGCAATCAGCGAGCCCATAAGAGAAAGCTGCAAGAATGCCTTTGAATCATGGGAAAATGGTTTCTCGGCAAAGTTAGTCAAGAGTGGATTTGATAAGAAAAAGGCTGACGAGCTGGGTATTATATTACAAGTAATGATGGAAGGGGCACTGATCAGTGCATTAACAAAGAAGGATATGGCACCGCTATATCATGTTGCGAAATATATACCGGTTCTGTTAAAACAACAGGTTTGA
- a CDS encoding DUF4230 domain-containing protein yields MVKRLKWILPTILIALIFSAGVYVSNKYDLVQTSTKITSETSLLQDHLLELSEWTTLKYEYSNVIISRTEKNLALPGISDINYGKTIKLIEYSGYLKAGTDLSKIQVSYDALSKELLIKIPKSQILDNVVETEKTKVEDVTGNLFSDYPTQIVFDEINANKKQLEEEKVNQGFLEEADQRVRQLLISFSKAKGYEDIVIEFF; encoded by the coding sequence ATGGTAAAAAGGTTAAAGTGGATACTACCCACGATTCTAATTGCACTTATCTTCAGCGCAGGAGTCTATGTATCTAATAAATATGATCTGGTCCAAACAAGCACGAAGATAACGTCAGAAACTTCGTTGTTGCAGGATCATTTATTAGAGTTGTCTGAATGGACGACTCTGAAGTATGAATATAGTAATGTTATTATCAGCAGAACCGAAAAGAACCTAGCCCTGCCGGGTATTTCGGATATTAATTACGGAAAGACGATTAAGCTCATTGAATACTCAGGATATTTAAAAGCGGGAACCGACCTTTCAAAAATTCAAGTATCTTATGATGCGTTATCCAAAGAGTTATTGATCAAAATCCCCAAATCTCAAATACTAGACAACGTTGTGGAGACTGAGAAGACAAAGGTGGAAGATGTTACGGGAAATCTGTTTTCGGATTATCCCACACAGATCGTGTTTGACGAGATTAATGCTAACAAGAAACAGCTTGAAGAAGAAAAAGTCAATCAAGGCTTTCTGGAAGAAGCAGATCAGAGAGTGCGTCAACTATTAATATCATTTTCAAAAGCAAAAGGGTACGAGGACATTGTGATAGAATTCTTTTAA
- a CDS encoding zinc ribbon domain-containing protein produces the protein MEQVYFEKEYFMFCSNCGSQLSDESLFCSKCGKPTKNNIHTLESTTKHKVTIFRESQIYLVNPPVNISINNKMDRSIENGGSVELELEEGRYKFEFSMSFRKKTIDVNVNKDIQLTVKWNRFTGALVVDVS, from the coding sequence TTGGAACAAGTTTATTTTGAAAAGGAGTATTTTATGTTTTGCAGCAATTGTGGTTCTCAGTTATCTGATGAAAGTTTATTTTGCTCCAAATGTGGGAAACCGACAAAGAACAATATTCATACTTTAGAATCTACCACAAAACACAAGGTTACGATTTTTAGAGAGAGTCAAATTTATTTAGTGAATCCTCCTGTAAATATTAGCATTAATAATAAGATGGATCGTTCAATTGAAAATGGGGGGTCTGTAGAGCTAGAACTAGAAGAGGGGAGGTACAAATTTGAGTTCTCTATGTCGTTTAGGAAAAAGACAATTGACGTAAATGTTAATAAAGATATTCAGCTTACAGTTAAATGGAATAGGTTTACTGGGGCGCTCGTGGTCGATGTTTCTTGA
- a CDS encoding SHOCT domain-containing protein, whose translation MGSTLFGALIAGLIIGAIPAIAGGVKGKLGLGIGGFAACVGGSLLLGMLLSIPLCAIFMFLIFKNNSENSKTNIAHTSLTDSPPNEEGRDALEQIQKLSDLKDSGALTEEEFQQKKALLLSKI comes from the coding sequence ATGGGATCAACTTTATTCGGTGCACTAATAGCGGGTCTAATCATAGGCGCAATCCCCGCAATTGCAGGAGGGGTAAAAGGTAAACTTGGATTAGGCATTGGAGGATTTGCTGCATGCGTTGGAGGCTCATTATTATTGGGCATGCTCCTTTCGATTCCTCTTTGCGCTATTTTTATGTTTTTAATTTTTAAAAATAACAGTGAGAATTCTAAAACAAACATAGCACATACGTCTCTGACTGATTCACCACCTAATGAGGAAGGTAGAGATGCTCTTGAACAAATACAGAAATTATCTGATTTAAAAGATTCCGGGGCATTAACCGAAGAGGAATTCCAACAAAAAAAAGCACTCCTGCTGTCTAAAATATAA
- a CDS encoding putative motility protein translates to MFLFPYQACDHRLLAASGEICSHVVLLTNFHSRNCIACVPLLLYTMRKGGVEMDVTSIAAASIYLHQSQVQESAGIAIAKQVLNVQEVAAEALIETIQESVPSFGHKLDISV, encoded by the coding sequence TTGTTTCTTTTTCCTTATCAAGCTTGTGATCATAGACTTCTGGCTGCATCTGGTGAAATATGCAGTCATGTGGTTCTCCTTACAAACTTCCATTCAAGAAATTGCATTGCCTGTGTTCCTCTTTTGTTGTATACTATGCGCAAAGGAGGGGTTGAAATGGACGTTACATCTATCGCTGCTGCCAGCATTTATCTTCACCAAAGCCAAGTTCAAGAATCAGCTGGAATCGCCATTGCAAAACAAGTTCTTAATGTTCAAGAGGTAGCTGCCGAGGCACTGATTGAAACCATTCAAGAATCCGTCCCATCCTTTGGGCATAAACTTGATATAAGTGTCTAG
- a CDS encoding SHOCT domain-containing protein has product MGSFHKSEYQKTSIDNQANMDFKPTKKIGNVIAVDEIHQRWQLLDGFGKCRDPQVYKYDDIKELQLLEDEETALDSILRGAARGSFGGSTTGAIYGAVRGYKEAYKFINSLNIRIMLHNPEGAVLFIPLLNDRTERDTYAYKSRIEIAQQIMSIFSPIGISDESQQKSQPSEDLNNVLFSAADEILKFKGLLDKGIITQEEFDAKKKQLLNI; this is encoded by the coding sequence ATGGGATCATTTCACAAATCAGAGTATCAAAAAACTAGCATAGATAATCAAGCCAATATGGATTTTAAACCAACAAAGAAAATCGGAAATGTTATCGCCGTTGACGAAATCCATCAAAGGTGGCAGCTGCTTGATGGTTTTGGTAAATGCCGCGATCCTCAAGTTTATAAGTATGACGATATTAAAGAACTTCAATTACTCGAAGATGAAGAAACTGCTCTTGATAGCATTTTAAGAGGAGCTGCTAGAGGTTCATTTGGTGGTAGTACTACTGGTGCGATTTATGGAGCTGTAAGGGGGTATAAAGAGGCGTATAAATTTATAAATAGCTTGAACATAAGAATTATGTTACATAACCCAGAAGGCGCAGTACTATTCATCCCTCTTCTTAACGACAGGACAGAACGTGATACATATGCCTATAAATCAAGGATTGAGATCGCCCAGCAAATTATGTCTATATTCTCTCCGATTGGAATTTCCGATGAAAGTCAGCAAAAGTCTCAGCCATCAGAAGATCTTAACAATGTACTTTTTTCTGCTGCTGATGAGATATTAAAATTCAAAGGCCTCCTTGATAAAGGAATCATTACTCAGGAAGAATTTGATGCTAAAAAAAAGCAGTTGCTAAATATCTAA
- a CDS encoding tyrosine-type recombinase/integrase, whose translation MVPYCLRHTYCTDLQDAGVPINVAKELMGHSDISITAKIYTHHSETSYNNAKNLINNMHNGTKTPTLSPTSPIQL comes from the coding sequence ATGGTTCCCTACTGTCTACGACATACGTACTGCACAGACCTTCAGGACGCCGGTGTACCGATCAACGTCGCCAAGGAATTGATGGGTCATTCCGACATCAGCATCACCGCGAAGATCTACACGCACCACTCTGAAACGTCCTATAATAATGCGAAAAATCTAATAAACAATATGCATAATGGGACAAAAACTCCCACACTAAGTCCCACATCTCCCATACAATTATAG
- a CDS encoding diguanylate cyclase encodes MDVKKPNLSFEQWREKIIRVFYVIIVLIFLVEVIVFLAFRPFGLLAETTTDLHYILKYIMLPTLINLILVYACHKINTNRFKDKIKNTAIPVTLSLLAAVIAYVHVQVDSITTALAMPVFLTVLFGKKKMTRLITMLNGALILLISLRAAFYFENKTVFFYLNIVVALTLLITAYLISNVLIAYNKANSDYINFSYETQLSLTEQARNDSLTGLFNQKTFHALLNTTMEKAWKSRAPMSLAIIDLDDFKEINDTYGHLAGDQVLIHFTDLMKEHCKEGDAFIARYGGDEFAVIFPRASRELAYLRLESLRKRCRQVPSAKTGTSSISFSAGIASYSEGETNATLLFHQADSALYQAKENGKGQTMIYQEQ; translated from the coding sequence ATGGATGTAAAGAAGCCGAATCTATCCTTTGAGCAATGGAGAGAAAAAATCATCCGAGTCTTCTACGTTATCATTGTACTGATATTTCTGGTAGAAGTCATTGTTTTCTTGGCGTTTCGGCCATTCGGACTCCTTGCAGAAACCACAACAGACCTTCACTATATCTTGAAATATATTATGCTTCCAACCTTGATAAATCTTATTCTGGTCTATGCCTGTCATAAAATAAATACCAATCGATTCAAGGACAAAATAAAAAACACAGCAATTCCGGTGACGTTAAGTCTTCTCGCCGCAGTCATCGCATACGTTCATGTTCAGGTCGATTCCATAACAACAGCTCTTGCTATGCCAGTTTTTCTTACTGTATTGTTTGGAAAGAAAAAGATGACTAGGCTGATTACAATGCTGAATGGAGCTTTGATTCTTCTGATTTCTCTCCGCGCCGCCTTTTATTTTGAAAATAAGACTGTATTTTTTTATCTGAACATCGTTGTCGCTCTCACCCTGCTGATTACCGCATACCTGATCAGCAATGTTCTCATCGCATACAACAAGGCAAACAGTGATTACATAAATTTCAGCTATGAAACCCAGCTATCCCTGACAGAACAAGCGAGGAACGATTCTCTCACCGGACTGTTTAATCAGAAAACATTCCATGCCCTTTTGAATACAACGATGGAAAAAGCTTGGAAATCCAGAGCACCAATGTCCCTTGCCATCATTGACCTGGATGACTTTAAGGAAATCAACGACACCTACGGCCATCTGGCTGGCGACCAGGTTCTGATCCATTTCACAGACCTGATGAAAGAGCACTGCAAAGAGGGGGATGCCTTTATTGCCCGTTATGGAGGAGACGAATTTGCCGTCATCTTTCCGAGAGCATCCAGAGAACTGGCATACCTGAGATTGGAATCCTTACGAAAGCGCTGCCGACAAGTTCCGTCAGCGAAAACCGGGACAAGTTCCATCAGCTTCAGTGCCGGGATTGCAAGCTATTCGGAAGGCGAAACCAACGCGACGCTTTTATTCCATCAGGCAGATTCCGCGCTCTATCAGGCTAAGGAAAATGGCAAAGGTCAGACGATGATATATCAAGAGCAATAG